Genomic DNA from Hymenobacter jejuensis:
ACCAACATCATTCGGCCGGCCGGCCGTGCTGGTTACACGTAAAAAACCAGCTTCGGTGGGGTGCGAAAACAGGCTTTGCCGAAGGCAATCGGAATGAAAAGAAGTCGCTACTGCTAAACCGATTTGAATAACCCAGTAAGCCTGTTCAAATCGGCTTATTAGATAACGAAGCATTGTATATAAATAGTTGATTATTAAGTAGATGTGTTAAGTGCTGAAACTTGCTTTCTCTCCCAGAGTTTAACTTACCGGGTTAATCTTTTGAGAGCTTTTACAGGCTCTTCATCCAACAATAGCTTTTTATTTCAATGGCAACCGATTCTAAAGTTTGGTTTATCACGGGAGCTTCTTCCGGTTTTGGCGAGGCGCTCACCCAAGTATTACTCGAAAAGGGCGACCGCGTGGTGGCTACCTTCCGCAAGCCTGAACAGGCGGAAGAATTCACGAAAAACGCCAAAGGCAACGGCCGCGGCGTAGTGGCTGACGTCACCAACCCGGCTCAGGTAAAAACAGCTGTGCAAGAGGCGCTTGATGCGTTCGGTCACCTCGATGTGGTGGTCAACAATGCTGGCTATGGCTCGTTGGGAAGCATCGAGGAAATCTCTGAAGAAGAAACGCAGCGGCAATTCGACGTCAACGTGTTCGGACCGTTGCGCGTGCTCCGGGCCGTGTTGCCACACCTGCGTGAGCGCAAAACGGGGCATATTCTCAACATTACTTCCGTTGGGGGCCTCATTGGGCTGGCGCACGCGGGCATCTACAACGGCTCCAAGTTTGCCTTGGAAGGCATCGGCGAGGCACTGGCCGCGCAGGTTGGGCCGCTGGGCATACACGTTACCAACGTCGAGCCGGGACCCTTTCGTACCAACTGGGCCGGGGGCTCGGCTACTTACACTCCCAATACCATCGCTGATTACGAAAGCACTGTAGGCGAAGGACTTAAGGCCTCGCAAGCGCGTAGCGGAAACCAAGTCGGTGACCCCATGAAAGCGGCTGAAGCCATGTACGCCCTCGTGCGCCTCGAAAAGCCGCCGGTGCATTTGGTGCTCGGCGGCCCAGCCTACCAAATGGCCCGCAAAAAACTCCAGGACATCACCCACGAAATCGAAGCCTTCGCTCATCTGGGCGAGCCTACTGATTTTTCGTAATAAATACTTGATTGTCAGATGTTTAACAAGAAGCCCGGTTCAATGCAGAGCCGGGCTTCTTGCTGTTCCAGTAGGCTCCGCAGGATACTCCTGCGATCTTCTAAGCAAGATTGCTGTAAAGGCGTGACAGTTAGTAAAGCAACGCGATAAGGGCGTCTTACTTCATTCCGTTTTGCTTTTTCGTCCCGCGGATGGGCTCGGCCTCCAGCGGATTTTCGGGCCAATAGTGTTTGGGGTAGCGGCCGCGTAAGTCTTTGCGCACTTCGAAGTAGCCCGTGGCCCAAAAACTGCGCAAGTCGCGTGTGACCTGTACCGGCCGTCGGGCCGGCGAAAGCAAATGAATCGTAAGCGGAACGCTGCCACCCCCCACCCGCGGCGTATCCAGCAGCCCAAATACCTCTTGCAGACGCACGGCCAGCACAGGAGCGGCGGGCTCACTGTAGTCTAAAGCAATGCGGGAGCCCGTCGGGACTTCGAGGTGCGCGGGCGCCAAGCGGTCGAGCTCCTGGCGTTGTGACCAGCCACCGGGCAACCAGTTGAGTAGCGCTTCGCTCAGGTCGGTTTTATTGATGTCAGTTAAGGTGCGGGCGTTGGTGAGGTAGGGGCCAAGCCATTCGGGAAGGGCCGCGAGTAGCGCATCGTCGGCCACATCGGGCCAAGCAGCAGGCTGCCAATGGTGCATAAACGCCAGACGTTCGCGCAGTTGCTGGGCCGTTTCGCTCCAGGGTAGGCGCGCAATACCGCGGCTGCGCAACCCATCGAGCAGGGCGGCCGCCAAAGCCTCGGGATCGGGTTGGGCCAACTGATTTTCGGAAAGAACCAACGCCCCCAATCGCCGAATGCGGCGGGCCACTACCCGGCCGTTCTGCTCGTCCCAGCGCACTTCTTCCTGGTTTTCAATCAGATCGGCGAAATACGTTTCTAGCTCCGCCCGATCGAGAGGGGCCGCCAAGCCTGCGCGCGGTGCGTGTGGTGGTCCATCGATGTAAGCTGCAGCAAAAAATACATCGCTTGGGCTGAAATACTCGGCGGGCAGCGCCGCACGCTGCCCCGTGACCAAGCGCACGCGCTCCGGCGTTTCGCGCTGGGCAAGCCGATCGGGGTAGGCGAGAGCCGCCAGCAACCCGGCTATATCGGGTTCAAGAGCCGCGCCGGCCGGCACGCCCGCGCGCTTGCTCAGAACTGCTGCTGCTTCGCGTACTCGGCGTAAGGCCCCCGCATCGGGCACCAAACCGGGCAGGGGGGGGCGGCCCGTAGCCAGAGCTTCCAGGCGCAGGCGCAAGTCGGGCGGCGTGGGGGTGCCGTCGTTGAGCCGCAAAATGTCGCGTTCGGTCAGGAGTGCGGCCAAGGCACAGGCCGTGGCGCCGTAGCCTGCCTCCCGGCCTCGCACCACCAAATGCCCAAGCCGCGGAATTAGTCCCAAACCTGCTAGCATGCGGCCGTGAGGTGTCGGTTGGCCGGTAGGCAACAGCGCACCCAATCGCACCAATAAGTCACGGGCCTGGGCCAGCGGTGCCGACGGCGGGGCATCGAGCCAGCGCAACGTGTTGGCATCGTAAGCGCCCCACAGCGCCAGCTCGATGGCTAGGCTGCTGAGGTCGGCGGTAAGAATTTCGGGAGGCAGATGCGGCGGTAGCAGTGCGTGTTCGGCCTCCGTCCAGAGGCGGTAGCAGGTCCCGGGGCCCAAACGCCCGGCCCGCCCCCGGCGTTGGTCGGCGGCGGCTTGGCTAACCGGAACGGTAACGAGCGTAGTCAGGCCCGTGCGCGGCTCAAACTGCGGCACCCGGGCGTAGCCGCCATCTACTACTATCGTAACCCCTTCGATGGTGAGACTGGTTTCGGCAATGCTTGTGGCCAATACAATTTTGCGTCGGCCAGCCGGCGCGGGGCGCAATGCGGCATCCTGTTGCTCGGCTGGCAATTCACCGTGCAACACATGCAACTCGACGGTAGGCGGCAGCGTGCCTTCCAGCCGCTCTGCTACGCGGCGCTGATCGGCAAAACCAGGCAAAAACACGAGCACGTCGCCGGTAGCGTGTCGTTGGAGGGCTTCGCGGATGATCTGCGGCGTGAGTGTGGCCAGTCGCTCGTGTGGCCGGTTGCTCACGGCCGCCGCGCGGGTAGGAGTGAGGTATTGCGTACCGACCGCGTGCTGCAAGCCCGCGCTGCGTACTACGGGCGCCTGAAGCCAAGTGCCTAGCCGTTCGGCTTCCAGGGTGGCGCTCATTACTAGCAGGCGCAGATCAGGCCGCAGTACTGCCTGCGAATCCAGCGCCAGCGCCAACCCCAAATCGGCCTGCAAGCTGCGCTCGTGAAACTCATCGAACAGCACTACCGCTACGCCTTCCAGCGCCGGGTCGTCCTGCAATTGCCGGGTCAGAATAATTTCCGTCACGACCTCAATGCGCGTCTGGGCTGAAACCCTGCTTTCCAACCGCATCCGATACCCGACCGTCTGCCCCACCGGCTCGCCCAACAGCTTGGCCATGCGCGCCGCCGCCGCCCGCGCCGCCAAACGCCGCGGTTCGAGCACAATGATGCGGCCCGTAGGCGGCATCCACGGCGCTTCGAGCAACGCCAGCGGCACCACGGTAGTTTTGCCGGCGCCAGGCGGCGCCTGCAAAATCACGCAGTTGGCGGCGCCTAGCGTAGCCAGCAGCTCGGGCAGGGCCGCCCGGATGGGAAGATCAGGTAAGTGCAAGAAAATGAACTGGTTAGAGAAACAGCCAATTAATAGATAGGCACCGAAGAATCGACGCGTACGGACCACGCGTGAATGCCGCCGCGCAGGTTGAGCAGGTTCGTAAAGCCATGACGATGCTGAAGATAAGCCAGCGCCTGCGCCGACCGCACACCGTGGTGGCAGATTAGCACGACGGGCCGGTCGGTGGCGATCTCCTCGATATGCTGTGGCAAATCGCTTAAGCTAATCAATTGACTGTCTGATAGTTGGCAATACTCGTATTCTTCTGGCTCGCGCACGTCGATGAGCTGAATGGATTCGCCGTTTTGAAGGCGAGCGTGCAGGTCTTCGGGCGTAAGTTCGGGGAGCATGGACAAAGGAAAAAGCGGTTGCAAAGGCAAAAATAGTCCGTGGCTCGTTAGCTTTGGCGTTGCCCGACCGCTGGTGTGGCGGGCAACGCTTCATCCTCTGAACTTCTGGTCTTGCTGCATTCGCTCTACGAGTTTTGGACTTCTGCCGCCGGCAACACTCCGTTGGAGTGGGTAGCCGTGCTCACCGGGCTGGCCTGCGTGTGGCTGGCGGCCAAAGAATCGATCTGGAATTTTCCGGTGGCAATATTTAGCTGCGCACTCTTCGTAGTGGTTTATCACCGCGTCCACTTGTATGCCGATCAGGGTTTGCAGGTATTTTTTATTGCCATGAGTGTCTACGGTTGGTACGAATGGCTTTACGGCGGTGCTCGCAAAACCGAGTTGCCAGTTTCACGCACCCGGTTGGTAGAGTGGGCCTGGCTGGTACTAGTAGCCGTCGGGTTCACTGTCGCGTACGGATATTATTTACACCATTACACGGATGATTCCGTACCCTACTGGGATAGCTTTACCACTGCTGGCAGCCTCGTGGCACAGTATCAACTTACGCGTAAGCGACTGGAAAACTGGCTGTTGTGGATAATGGTGGATGTTATTTATGTGCCCATTCTATGGTATAAGCATCTGTACTCGGTCAGTGGGCTGTACGCTGTGTACCTGGTGCTGGCGATTTATGGCTACTTCGAATGGCGCAAAACCATGCGCAAGGAGCAACTGGCGGCGCAAAGCGCAGTAGCAAATTAACTTCTGGCCGCCCAAAACGTATCTTGGCCTATGCTGCGCGTCGCTCTTACTGGCCCCGAATCGACGGGCAAAACAACTCTTAGCCGCCATTTGGCCGAGCACTACCACACCACCTGGGCTCCCGAATACGCCCGCAAATACCTGGAAGAGCGCGGACCGCACTACACCCTTGATGACCTGGAGGCCATCGCCCACGGCCAGCTCGCCACCGAAGAAGTAGCAGCGGCCGGGGCTTCGCGTATCCTCTTCTGCGACACCGATTTGTTGGTGATCAAGGTGTGGGCAGAACATGCCTTTGGGCATTGCCCCGAGTGGATCAAGGACGAAATTCAGCAGCGCCACTACGACTTGGTGTTGCTGCTGAACGTGGATCTGCCCTGGGAAGCCGACCCCTTGCGCGAGCATCCGCACCTGCGTCACCATTTCTTTGCCGTCTATCAGCAGGAGCTGCGCCAGCTACACGCTCATTTTGCGGAGGTCAGCGGCACGCCGGAACAGCGCCTAGAGCAGGCTTGCCGCTTGGTCGATGAGTTGCTAAAAGTATAGGGATGCGCCTCACCAAGCCCCGCAATTTTCGTTAAGCCCACCATGACCTACACCCTCGAAAACGACCTCTGCCGCGTAAGCGTAAATTCGCACGGTGCGGAGCTAAGCAGCTTTATCCGCAAAAGCGTCGACGAACGCGCTGAGCTGGAGTACATGTGGCAGGCCGACCCAGCCATTTGGGGCCGCCACGCGCCGGTGCTGTTCCCGATTGTCGGGCGCTTGCCACAGGACACGTATTTGTATAACGGCCAGAGCTACAAGCTGTCGCAGCACGGTTTTGCCCGCGACCGCGAGTTTGCCTTGGTGCGCCAGACGCCCACGCAACTGCGCTTCGAGCTGCGCGCCGACGAACAAACTCGCGCTGTGTATCCGTTCGATTTCCGCTTGGCCATCACCTACCAGCTCCACGACCGCACGCTTACCGTAGGTTGGGACGTGCAAAACCCGGCTGCCGATCAGGATTTGCTGTTCAGCATTGGCGCGCACCCGGCGTTTCGGTGCCCGATATTGGAGGAAGAAGAGAAGTTCGAGGATTACTTTTTCCACTTCGATCACCCTGTCACTGTCGAGCGACATGTGCTAGAAGGCGGCCTGCTCAACGGCCAAACCGAAACCGTGCTTCGTGAGCAAACGGAGCTGCCGTTGACTTACCAGCTTTTTGAGCAAGACGCGTTGGTGCTCAAACACTACGATTTTACGCACATCACTTTGCGCAGCTTCCGCTCCGATCGCAGCGTTCGGATGCGGTTTGATGGTTTTCCCTACCTCGGCCTCTGGACCAAAGGCGAAGGCGCTTCATTTGTGTGCATTGAGCCGTGGCACGGCGTGGCCAGCGCAGTAGGCGAAGTGCAAGAACTGGCTGATAAAGAGGGTATTATGACCCTGGCGCCCGGCCAGAGTTTTTCCGCCAACTACGACATCACCGTAGTATAAAGCCATCAGCTAAAAGCTAGAAAGCTGAGCTCCCCTCCTTTTTTCAAGGAGGGGCTGGGGGTGGTTGGGCTAGAGTTAAAAATTAGGTCTAGCTGTCGTTCTAACCGTTTTACCACCCCCAGCCCCTCCTTGAAAAAAGGAGGGGAGCTTAGCTTTCTAGCTTTAGTTTTAAAATGCATATAGATTTGATAATCAAAAGCATATACCCGGAGGATACTTATGATTTGCGGCACTCAGTCTTGTGGCCCGACAAGTCGCAGAGCTACGTCATGATCGCGGAAGATGCAGAGGGGTATCACTACGGCGCTATTCGCGGCGAGGAGTTGGTGTCGGTGATTTCGTTGTTTTTGGAGGGCGACGAGGCGCGCTTTCGCAAGTTTGCCACGCAGCCCGATTGCCAGCGCCAAGGCATTGGTTCTGCGTTGCTTACGCATACCTTGCAGGAAGCGCGGCGCTTGGGCGCCCGCACGATCTGGTGTGATGCGCGGGCCGAAGCGGCCGCGTTTTACCAGCGGTTTGGGATGGCTGTGGAAGGCGAAAGGTTTTACAAAGGCCCGATTCCGTACGTGCGAATGCGCAAAAGTCTCCCGTAGTCTGCTTCCCACACACAAGCGCGACCCTCTCTACTTTGCTTCTGTTTCAGCCACGATGAACAGAAGGCAAAAGGTAAAGAGGGTCGCGTTTTTGTAAGTGTTTGTTAGTTAAATAGTTATAAGAGCATTGGCTCTGAAGGCTGAACGGGCGATTTGGGGCGGCGGTTGTAATCGGGCTCCCAATCGTTGATGGGGCGTGTAATGCCAGGGGGCAAATCCAGGTCGGGGAGGCCATCATCCAGTGGTTCGCCGCCATCGTCGTCGTTGTCCGGGTAAGGCGGACGTTGAAAACGACGGCGCGGAATCACCATGAAGTAGGCCAGAATGGCAAGGACCACGAGCGTATAAACAAGGCTGATCATGGCGAGGCGAAGTGTAAGTCGACAATAGCGTAAATCCGACGAGCGCTGCTGAGATAACGATGCCGGGGGCAGAGTTGTTTTCGCAAAATCATGCTTTTCGCTTCGCCTCCCTGCGGTATATCTTATCTCCTAAGATAGTTGATTCTCAAGCGAAAGTAAAGTATACGGGCCGGTAGTTTGGAACTGGCCCAGGCAGGCTCTAGCTTTGCAACAGAGTTTAGGGGTGCCCGGAATTTCAGATGGAATCGGCCGGGCTGAGATCATACCCATTGAACCTGATCCGGGTAATGCCGGCGAAGGGAACAAACGATCCGCGAACGTACAACCTGTTGCGCCGACCCCTGGCGTTGGGTCCGTTCCACCTTTCCATTTTTACCACTTGAAAAAAGTACTGGGTTTCGGAGCCGCGCTGCTAGCGTTGCCTCTGACCACGGCATGGGCGCAAGGCCCCGTGTCCGGCTCCATTACCGACGCCCGCACGGGGGCTGCATTGCCCGGTGCGAGCATCGTGCTCGACGGCACTGCGACCGGCGCCGCCACCGACGCCAGCGGCGCGTTTACGCTGCCTGCGGTGCCTGCCGGGGCGCACGAGCTGCGCATTTCATTCATCGGCTACCGGCAGCTGGTGCAAGCAGTGCAAGGCCAGCCAGCCGCGCAGCAAGTGCGGTTGGCCTTGGCTCCCGCCGACTTCGTGACCGGTGAGGCCGTTGTGACGGCTACGCGCGCCAACGAGAAAACCGGCACCACCTATACCAACGTGTCGAATGAGCAGCTTCAGGCCCGCAATTTTGGGCAGGACCTGCCGTACCTGCTCGACCAGACGCCTTCCGTGGTGGTTAATTCGGATGGCGGCACAGGTGTAGGCTACACCGGCATTCGGGTGCGTGGCACCGACAACACGCGTATCAACGTGACGCTCAACGGGGTGCCGGTCAACGAAGCAGAATCGCACGGTGTGTTTTTCGTTGATTTGCCCGATCTGGCTTCTTCGGTGCAAAGCATTCAGGTGCAGCGCGGCGTGGGCACCAGCACCAACGGCGCGGGCGCGTTTGGTGCCAGCCTGAACGTCGAAACTACCGGTTTGCGCACGCAGCCCTACGCCGACGTCAACAATTCGGCCGGCTCGTATGGCACCTGGAAAAGCACCATCGCCGCCGGTACCGGCCTGATTAATAGCCACTTTACACTGGATGCGCGCGTATCGCGTTTGCAGTCAGAGGGTTATGTAGATCGGTCAGCTTCGCGGCTGGGGTCGTTGTATTTGGCGGGCACGTATTCGGGCAAAAACACGCTGGTACGCGCCATGGTCCTGACCGGGCGCGAAAAAACCGGCCAGGCCTGGTACGGTTTGGCCGATTCGCTGCTGACCAAAAAGCGCCGTTTAAACGAAGCCGGCACCGATTACGGGCAGCACTTCCCTGCGTATCGCAACCAAACCGATAACTACCAACAGGATTATTACCAACTGCTTGTCTCTCATCAGTTTGGGCCGAACTGGAACTTAAGCGTCACGCCTTTCTGGACGCGGGGCGGCGGCTACTACGAGGAGTATAAAGTGGGTCAGGATTTTGCCAAATACGGCATTAGCGGTCCCGTGTACGCGGCGCGTGCGGCGGGGGGGCTCGATACGATTACCTCCACGGATGTCATTCGTCGGCGCTGGCTCAAAACGGATTTGTACGGTGCCACCTACTCCCTGCAATACCGCCCCGAAACGGGCCGCCTGACCGAACTTACGCTCGGCGGCGCGACCATCGGCTACCGCGGGCAGCACTTCGACGAGCTGACGTGGGCGCAATACGGCCTGAATATTCCCGAATCGGGTTACCGCTACTACAGCGAGCCGAACGCCCTCAAGACGGATGCAAATGGCTATGCACGAGCCGTTTATCAGTTGGCTGAACCGCTAAGTGCGTTTGTCGATCTGCAATACCGTTACGTGAAGTACACTTTCTTTGGTCCGCTCGCCAGCGGCGAAAAGGGGCAGCAGAGCACGTATTTCCACTTTTTTAATCCCAAAGCCGGGCTCACGTATATTTTACCGCACAGCATTACGGCATACGCCTCGTACGCCGTTGCCCAACGCGAGCCTACCCGCACCGACTATACCGATACGCCCGCTGAGCGGCGACCGGTTTCGGAGAAGCTGCAAAACGTAGAAGCCGGTTTGCGGCGCAACGCGGGCGTTTTCCAGTGGTCGGCCAACTATTATCTGATGCTTTATCGCAACCAACTGGTGCTGTCGGGCAAGCTAGATGACGTGGGCAACCCCATTCACAACAACGTGCGCGACAGCTACCGCACGGGCGTAGAGCTAACCAGCGCTGCCCAGGTGGCTAAGCAACTCACCATAAGCGCAAACGCGACGTTTAGCCGCAACAAAATCAAGAACTACATCGACTACCTCGCCGACTACGACAACGGCGGCGAAGCAGCCACGCGCTATCGCGAAACGGATATTTCTTTCTCGCCGGCCGTGATAGTGGGCAATACGCTTGAGTACCAGCCGGTGAGCGGGTTACGCTTGGCGGTGCTGAGCAAATACGTAGGCAAGCAATACCTCGACAACACCGCTTCCAACGACCGCAGCATCGACTCGTATTTTGTCAATGATCTGCGCTTGCGGTACGCTTTCCAGCCCGGAAAACTAGGGCTGCGCAACGTGGAAGTGGCGCTGCTGGTGAATAACATCTTCAGCACCCGATACGAGAGCAACGGCTATACCTACGGCTACATCGAAGGCGGGCAGGCGCAGTATTTCAACTATCACTACCCACAAGCGCCGCGCAATTTTCTGGCGTCGTTGAACCTGCATTTCTAACAGCGCTGCTGTTGTAGGCTGCACAAAAAAATAAGGTCCGCGCTAAATACTTAGCGCGGACCTTATTTTTTATTTTATCATAATGTATTGATGATCATATAATTAGCCTAACGCCACCCAGTTCGGAGATTTGATACGGGAAGCGGTCGCCGGGGGAGCCGATGAACATGAAGTTCTTGGGGATTTGCCACTCGTAGGACAGCTTGTTGATGAGTTCCGGACCGAATTCGCCGTTGAGGGAGACAAATTCCACTTCGATTTGGTCGTAGGCGCGGTCAAGCACGTCGATGTCGGTGAGCAATTCTTCCGAGTAGCGTTCGCCGTCCTTGAGCAGCGTCACGATTTTTAGGCGGTTGGTAAACTCGTTTTCCACTACGTAGGTCATCACCTTATTCAGGTTCGCCACGTTGTCGCCTTTGGTGAAAAACACGAATTCCTGCTTGGCCAGCTCGCGCAGCTGCCGCCGCACCACCACGCGGCTCACCCGCGAAAACCGGGGCAGGTGCTCGGCCAGCGACTCGGCCGCGATCAGGGCCAAATTGAGAATGGCCATGCGATTGAGCATTACATACACGATCACGATGGCAGGCACAAAGTATTGCAGAAACACCACCAAGTAATCGGGGTGAATCTTGATGTTGCCATACAGCGCCGTTAGCACGCCTGCTAGCGCCAGGGCTACGGTTACAATGCCCGCGTACACGGGCCGTGGGAGCTTGGGCCGCTTACTTTTCAACAGAAAATTGCCAATGGCAAAGAACGCCATCACCGACAGAAACGAGATGGTGTACACGCCCGCCAGCGGCCCTAGTTCGCCCTGCGTGATGAGGAGC
This window encodes:
- a CDS encoding oxidoreductase, encoding MATDSKVWFITGASSGFGEALTQVLLEKGDRVVATFRKPEQAEEFTKNAKGNGRGVVADVTNPAQVKTAVQEALDAFGHLDVVVNNAGYGSLGSIEEISEEETQRQFDVNVFGPLRVLRAVLPHLRERKTGHILNITSVGGLIGLAHAGIYNGSKFALEGIGEALAAQVGPLGIHVTNVEPGPFRTNWAGGSATYTPNTIADYESTVGEGLKASQARSGNQVGDPMKAAEAMYALVRLEKPPVHLVLGGPAYQMARKKLQDITHEIEAFAHLGEPTDFS
- the hrpB gene encoding ATP-dependent helicase HrpB, whose product is MHLPDLPIRAALPELLATLGAANCVILQAPPGAGKTTVVPLALLEAPWMPPTGRIIVLEPRRLAARAAAARMAKLLGEPVGQTVGYRMRLESRVSAQTRIEVVTEIILTRQLQDDPALEGVAVVLFDEFHERSLQADLGLALALDSQAVLRPDLRLLVMSATLEAERLGTWLQAPVVRSAGLQHAVGTQYLTPTRAAAVSNRPHERLATLTPQIIREALQRHATGDVLVFLPGFADQRRVAERLEGTLPPTVELHVLHGELPAEQQDAALRPAPAGRRKIVLATSIAETSLTIEGVTIVVDGGYARVPQFEPRTGLTTLVTVPVSQAAADQRRGRAGRLGPGTCYRLWTEAEHALLPPHLPPEILTADLSSLAIELALWGAYDANTLRWLDAPPSAPLAQARDLLVRLGALLPTGQPTPHGRMLAGLGLIPRLGHLVVRGREAGYGATACALAALLTERDILRLNDGTPTPPDLRLRLEALATGRPPLPGLVPDAGALRRVREAAAVLSKRAGVPAGAALEPDIAGLLAALAYPDRLAQRETPERVRLVTGQRAALPAEYFSPSDVFFAAAYIDGPPHAPRAGLAAPLDRAELETYFADLIENQEEVRWDEQNGRVVARRIRRLGALVLSENQLAQPDPEALAAALLDGLRSRGIARLPWSETAQQLRERLAFMHHWQPAAWPDVADDALLAALPEWLGPYLTNARTLTDINKTDLSEALLNWLPGGWSQRQELDRLAPAHLEVPTGSRIALDYSEPAAPVLAVRLQEVFGLLDTPRVGGGSVPLTIHLLSPARRPVQVTRDLRSFWATGYFEVRKDLRGRYPKHYWPENPLEAEPIRGTKKQNGMK
- a CDS encoding rhodanese-like domain-containing protein, which codes for MLPELTPEDLHARLQNGESIQLIDVREPEEYEYCQLSDSQLISLSDLPQHIEEIATDRPVVLICHHGVRSAQALAYLQHRHGFTNLLNLRGGIHAWSVRVDSSVPIY
- the pnuC gene encoding nicotinamide riboside transporter PnuC; this encodes MLHSLYEFWTSAAGNTPLEWVAVLTGLACVWLAAKESIWNFPVAIFSCALFVVVYHRVHLYADQGLQVFFIAMSVYGWYEWLYGGARKTELPVSRTRLVEWAWLVLVAVGFTVAYGYYLHHYTDDSVPYWDSFTTAGSLVAQYQLTRKRLENWLLWIMVDVIYVPILWYKHLYSVSGLYAVYLVLAIYGYFEWRKTMRKEQLAAQSAVAN
- a CDS encoding AAA family ATPase, whose amino-acid sequence is MLRVALTGPESTGKTTLSRHLAEHYHTTWAPEYARKYLEERGPHYTLDDLEAIAHGQLATEEVAAAGASRILFCDTDLLVIKVWAEHAFGHCPEWIKDEIQQRHYDLVLLLNVDLPWEADPLREHPHLRHHFFAVYQQELRQLHAHFAEVSGTPEQRLEQACRLVDELLKV
- a CDS encoding aldose 1-epimerase family protein; amino-acid sequence: MTYTLENDLCRVSVNSHGAELSSFIRKSVDERAELEYMWQADPAIWGRHAPVLFPIVGRLPQDTYLYNGQSYKLSQHGFARDREFALVRQTPTQLRFELRADEQTRAVYPFDFRLAITYQLHDRTLTVGWDVQNPAADQDLLFSIGAHPAFRCPILEEEEKFEDYFFHFDHPVTVERHVLEGGLLNGQTETVLREQTELPLTYQLFEQDALVLKHYDFTHITLRSFRSDRSVRMRFDGFPYLGLWTKGEGASFVCIEPWHGVASAVGEVQELADKEGIMTLAPGQSFSANYDITVV
- a CDS encoding GNAT family N-acetyltransferase gives rise to the protein MRHSVLWPDKSQSYVMIAEDAEGYHYGAIRGEELVSVISLFLEGDEARFRKFATQPDCQRQGIGSALLTHTLQEARRLGARTIWCDARAEAAAFYQRFGMAVEGERFYKGPIPYVRMRKSLP
- a CDS encoding TonB-dependent receptor, encoding MKKVLGFGAALLALPLTTAWAQGPVSGSITDARTGAALPGASIVLDGTATGAATDASGAFTLPAVPAGAHELRISFIGYRQLVQAVQGQPAAQQVRLALAPADFVTGEAVVTATRANEKTGTTYTNVSNEQLQARNFGQDLPYLLDQTPSVVVNSDGGTGVGYTGIRVRGTDNTRINVTLNGVPVNEAESHGVFFVDLPDLASSVQSIQVQRGVGTSTNGAGAFGASLNVETTGLRTQPYADVNNSAGSYGTWKSTIAAGTGLINSHFTLDARVSRLQSEGYVDRSASRLGSLYLAGTYSGKNTLVRAMVLTGREKTGQAWYGLADSLLTKKRRLNEAGTDYGQHFPAYRNQTDNYQQDYYQLLVSHQFGPNWNLSVTPFWTRGGGYYEEYKVGQDFAKYGISGPVYAARAAGGLDTITSTDVIRRRWLKTDLYGATYSLQYRPETGRLTELTLGGATIGYRGQHFDELTWAQYGLNIPESGYRYYSEPNALKTDANGYARAVYQLAEPLSAFVDLQYRYVKYTFFGPLASGEKGQQSTYFHFFNPKAGLTYILPHSITAYASYAVAQREPTRTDYTDTPAERRPVSEKLQNVEAGLRRNAGVFQWSANYYLMLYRNQLVLSGKLDDVGNPIHNNVRDSYRTGVELTSAAQVAKQLTISANATFSRNKIKNYIDYLADYDNGGEAATRYRETDISFSPAVIVGNTLEYQPVSGLRLAVLSKYVGKQYLDNTASNDRSIDSYFVNDLRLRYAFQPGKLGLRNVEVALLVNNIFSTRYESNGYTYGYIEGGQAQYFNYHYPQAPRNFLASLNLHF